Proteins encoded in a region of the Phenylobacterium glaciei genome:
- a CDS encoding outer membrane beta-barrel protein, translating to MKTFLLTTAAAVVLLTPALACAADAPKISGTIAVGANANDNIFATNFGKVSDTVFTLNGGLNLARHSEAGDLSAYARIDLAHYADHSDENADDYSVGADGALNLASGKISAGASHVLTTESRKVRVARRDTVKRTEYVVDEAHAAFVASVEAVRLTGKLSYSSSDYDNGRVRGTGAFALQDDRDRTTLIQSLRADFKADQAMSFFVKAQHTGVDYDLAPPAARHNRDSDTASVTGGVTFNATADLTGEIEAGWSKRTFDDTAFADVSDLALSANLDWTPAKGTDVTFNASRSLEEEVLTGSSIYVATVIGIEITHHVSDRWALGGYVSREWDDHKGIDRKDDVTAFGASAAFQVSDRVEAKLAYDFTTEDSSGARRSPGYDNGVVSVGLKANF from the coding sequence ATGAAGACCTTCCTGCTGACCACAGCCGCGGCCGTGGTCCTGCTCACGCCGGCCCTGGCCTGCGCCGCCGACGCGCCAAAGATCAGCGGCACGATCGCCGTCGGCGCGAACGCCAATGACAACATCTTCGCGACCAATTTCGGCAAGGTCAGCGACACCGTCTTCACCCTGAACGGCGGCCTCAACCTGGCCCGCCATAGCGAGGCCGGCGACCTGAGCGCCTATGCCCGGATAGACCTGGCGCACTACGCCGACCATTCGGACGAGAACGCCGACGACTATTCGGTCGGGGCCGACGGCGCGCTGAACCTCGCGTCCGGCAAGATCTCGGCGGGCGCCAGCCATGTCCTGACCACCGAAAGCCGCAAGGTCCGCGTGGCGCGGCGCGACACCGTCAAGCGCACCGAATATGTGGTCGACGAGGCCCATGCGGCCTTCGTGGCCAGCGTTGAGGCTGTGCGGTTGACGGGTAAGTTGAGCTATTCCAGCAGCGACTACGACAATGGCCGGGTGCGCGGCACAGGCGCGTTCGCCCTGCAGGACGACCGTGATCGCACCACCCTAATCCAGTCCCTGCGCGCCGATTTCAAGGCCGACCAGGCGATGTCCTTCTTCGTGAAGGCTCAGCACACCGGCGTCGACTACGACCTGGCCCCGCCCGCCGCCCGCCACAACCGTGACTCCGACACCGCGTCGGTCACCGGCGGGGTGACCTTCAACGCCACGGCGGACCTGACCGGCGAGATCGAAGCGGGTTGGTCCAAGCGCACCTTCGACGACACCGCCTTCGCCGATGTCTCCGACCTGGCGCTCTCGGCCAATCTCGACTGGACCCCGGCCAAGGGAACCGACGTCACCTTCAACGCCTCGCGCAGCCTGGAGGAGGAGGTGCTGACCGGATCCTCGATCTATGTGGCCACGGTGATTGGTATCGAGATCACCCATCACGTCAGCGACCGCTGGGCGCTGGGGGGCTACGTCTCCCGCGAATGGGACGACCACAAGGGCATCGACCGCAAGGACGACGTCACCGCCTTCGGCGCCTCGGCGGCGTTCCAGGTCAGCGATCGGGTGGAAGCCAAGCTCGCCTACGACTTCACCACCGAGGACTCCTCGGGCGCGCGGCGCTCGCCGGGCTATGACAATGGCGTGGTGTCGGTGGGTCTGAAGGCGAACTTCTAG
- a CDS encoding DUF6454 family protein: MTHALRWLGLLILIGLPGSPALAAPSLAERLMQIDRSTAWIQTAAVPVRFATFHPQGMVKVGPEFFVSAVEIKQYPARLAGAPGGRSPGAGVGHLFRMSADGALLGELVLGQGDAYHPGGIDFDGKDLWVSVAEYRPDSTAIVYRVDPATLTATEVLRVADHIGAVSYDRRTRRLQGVSWGGRRFYTWKLAANGVASAPKVVRNPSSYIDYQDCHSLSEGRMLCSGLADYRAPKASLSLGGLEIVDLKDQRPVWQAPVPLWAPSGRPMTQNPVFVEAAAAGVRAWFMPDDDPSTLFAFEALVP, from the coding sequence ATGACCCATGCTCTCAGATGGCTAGGCCTGCTGATCCTGATCGGTCTGCCCGGCTCCCCCGCGCTTGCTGCCCCTTCCCTGGCCGAACGGCTGATGCAGATCGACCGGTCTACGGCCTGGATCCAGACCGCCGCCGTGCCGGTGCGGTTCGCGACCTTCCATCCGCAGGGGATGGTGAAGGTCGGCCCTGAGTTCTTCGTCTCCGCCGTGGAGATCAAGCAGTACCCCGCGCGCCTGGCCGGGGCGCCGGGTGGGCGCAGCCCGGGGGCCGGCGTCGGGCATCTGTTCCGCATGTCGGCGGACGGGGCCCTGCTGGGGGAGCTCGTCCTGGGGCAGGGGGACGCCTATCACCCCGGCGGGATCGACTTCGACGGCAAGGATCTGTGGGTCAGCGTGGCGGAGTACCGGCCCGACAGCACAGCCATCGTCTACCGCGTCGATCCGGCGACCCTGACGGCCACGGAGGTGCTGCGGGTCGCCGATCACATCGGGGCGGTGAGCTATGACCGCAGGACCCGCCGGCTGCAGGGCGTCTCCTGGGGCGGGCGGAGATTCTACACCTGGAAGCTGGCAGCGAACGGCGTGGCCTCCGCGCCCAAGGTGGTGCGCAATCCCTCCAGCTATATCGACTACCAGGACTGCCACAGCCTGAGCGAAGGGCGGATGCTGTGCTCGGGCCTCGCCGATTACCGCGCGCCCAAGGCAAGTCTGTCTCTGGGCGGGCTGGAGATCGTCGACCTGAAGGACCAACGTCCGGTCTGGCAGGCGCCGGTTCCGCTCTGGGCGCCGTCCGGGCGGCCGATGACCCAGAACCCGGTGTTCGTGGAGGCCGCCGCCGCCGGTGTCAGGGCCTGGTTCATGCCCGACGACGATCCCTCGACGCTGTTCGCCTTTGAGGCGCTTGTCCCCTGA